In one window of Vulpes vulpes isolate BD-2025 chromosome 1, VulVul3, whole genome shotgun sequence DNA:
- the UBE2J1 gene encoding ubiquitin-conjugating enzyme E2 J1 → METRYNLKSPAVKRLMKEAAELKDPTDHYHAQPLEDNLFEWHFTVRGPPDSDFDGGVYHGRIVLPPEYPMKPPSIILLTANGRFEVGKKICLSISGHHPETWQPSWSIRTALLAIIGFMPTKGEGAIGSLDYTPEERRALAKKSQDFCCEGCGCAMKDVLLPLKSGSDSSQADQEAKELARQISFKAEVNSSGKTIAEPDLNHSFSLTDLQDDIPTTFQGATASTSYGAQNPSAASLQRPAQPVVKNTSMSPRQRRAQQQSQRRSSTSPDVIQGQQPRDNHTDHGGSAVLIVILTLALAALIFRRIYLANEYIFDFEL, encoded by the exons ATGGAGACCCGCTACAACCTGAAGAGTCCGG ctgttaAGCGTTTAATGAAAGAAGCAGCAGAATTGAAAGATCCAACAGATCATTACCATGCACAGCCATTAGAG GATAACCTTTTTGAATGGCACTTCACAGTTAGAGGGCCCCCAGATTCTGATTTTGATGGAGGAGTTTATCATGGACGAATAGTACTGCCCCCAGAATATCCCATGAAACCACCAAGCATTATTCTTTTAACG GCTAATGGACGATTTGAAGTAGGCAAGAAGATCTGTTTGAGCATCTCAGGACATCATCCTGAAACTTGGCAGCCTTCATGGAGTA TAAGAACAGCGTTACTAGCCATCATTGGGTTTATGCcaacaaaaggagagggagccATAGGTTCTCTAGATTACACACCAGAGGAAAGAAGAGCACTTGCCAAAAA ATCACAAGATTTCTGTTGTGAGGGATGTGGCTGTGCCATGAAGGATGTCCTGTTGCCTTTAAAATCTGGAAGTGATTCAAGTCAAGCTGACCAAGAAGCCAAGGAACTGGCTAGACAAATCAGTTTTAAG gcagaagtcaaTTCATCTGGAAAGACTATTGCTGAGCCAGACTTAAACCACTCTTTTTCACTAACTGATTTACAGGATGATATACCTACAACATTCCAGGGTGCTACGGCCAGTACCTCG TATGGAGCCCAGAACCCCTCAGCAGCATCCCTTCAACGACCTGCTCAGCCTGTAGTTAAGAATACCTCCATGAGCCCTCGACAACGCCGAGCCCAGCAGCAGAGTCAAAGAAGGTCGTCTACTTCCCCAGATGTGATCCAGGGCCAGCAGCCAAGAGACAACCACACTGATCACGGAGGATCTGCTGTTCTGATTGTCATCTTGACTTTGGCATTGGCAGCTCTTATATTCCGACGAATATATCTGGCCAATGAGTACATATTTGACTTTGAGTTATAA